From the Fusobacterium ulcerans ATCC 49185 genome, the window ATCACCTCTTAAAAATTTTACACCATCCTGTAAGAGGAGAGTCAATAATAATTTTAATTATTCTTTAATATATATTTTCAACTGTAACTGTTGATACTTCATTACTAATAGCTACATTCATTTTATTTCCTGTTCTTAATCTAGAAAAAAATGTACAAAATAATTAGACTGTATATTCAATTTTTGAAAAATATTTTGAGGAAGCTCAGAATCTTGTAATATTCTATTTTAAAAGGCAAGTATATTATTAGAAAATAGTAGAAAAAATTTTCTTATAAATACTCAACTTATTTTTTATATAAATTCCAGATATACTATTATAAATTACCTGTAATTTTTAAAAATCTTTGAAGTAATTTTGTATTTCTATATTTTCAGATGAAAAATTTTCTCTAATCTTAATTTTTAAAGACTTTCAGCAACTATTAAGTGCGTAATTGAATATTCAGCTTTCTTGTATGCAATCACAGATTGTGATACAAGTTATTAAGACATCCCCATACAATATACATCTTTGGGCAGACAAAATATTGGAGAGTGATCAAATGGAAAATAAAGTAAAAACAGTAACAGATAAAATGATTGAGATTTTTGAATTTTATGAAAAAGAAATCAGAGAAGCTATAAAAAATGATGAAAGATTGCCAGAGGATAAATTTATGCCTGGCTGGTCAAAAGGAATTCATTTTTCTTGGTATCATCACAAAGCACAGCCTGAATATGATGCAAAGGAAAGTAATGAAATTACATGCTTCTTTGAATTTAATGGAATTCATGTATCTTATAATAGAATGAAGGAACAAATTGATATAGATTTAAAATTCTTGACAAGTGAAATTTTTAAAAATGAAATAGTTCCAACAATACAAAAATGGCTTCAGAATAAAGTAGATAATGAACCTTATGGGGGATTATACAATGCTGTCTTTGGAATTACTATGACATTAAGTGTTTCTCGTGATCCTCTTCCCACAGATGCTCCACATATGCAGGGACAAGTATGGGAACAAACTAGAATAACAGCTAAAGATGAAAAACGTCTAAATAAACGTAAAGAACTTATATACAACTTCATCAAAAATAAAGAATACAAAACTACTGATATCAGTGAAATAGATAATTCTCTAGTTCCTATATGCTCTGCTGCAGTACAGTATTTTCTTGAAGAATTTGGCAGAAACTATCTTATAGAATTTTTTACTGCTCTTATTGAACAAGCTAAAAAATCCAGATTCAGCAGTACTATGACTGATCTCATTTATGGTTTTGCCAATGGAGCTGCTATACTTACTCAGGTAGATGAAAGTCACACTCCTAATGAAGAGGAATTGGCTCTTGCCTGCTGGTTATCTATGATGATGCTGATACATGGAACTGATAAATATGAAAGACAATATGGACGAGATTATCTGAAAAAGGCTGGTGAACTAGGATACAAAGAAGCTAAAAACATATTAAAATTTGGAACAGGGCAGATTCCAGCTGATATAGTACAATATAAGGATAAATATGTAACTTGTTTAGGAAATGATATAGATAAAGTTATAGATCTCAAGATAAAAGAAGAGTGTGAAGAAGCATATAAAGCTATGATTGAATTTATAATTCGTTTAATAAAAGCTGGATTTCCTAATGAATACAGCATAAAATTCAATTCTAAAGTTAAGGAATTTCTTCCTATTCCTGATTTAAAAAAGACAAAAGCAAATATTTTCTGGAATAACTGTGCAAAGTATCCAGCACTTTACCCATTGATGAAAGAATATGCTGATACTATAATGGATTCATATGATTATTACAGCGATGCAGATAGTGAAGAAGCAGTTCCAGTAGGTGGATATGCGGTATTTGCTCTAGGGTTGGCTGATATTTCAAATGGTGACATAGTACAAAAATTTATGGAACAAAATGATTCTGAACACTCTATCAGTCCAAGCTGGTTTGTAGGAGAGTATATAGATAAATTCGGCATAACTCCTGAGAATATTCCTGTAGTTATTGCCTGTCTGACTAACTCAAATAATCATGGTTACAAAGGAGATAATTTTGCTGGATTAAATAATACTGATATTTTAAGTAAGTTTGTAGAAGAACTGGAAAATAGTGAAATCAGCAGTTATTCTATATATGAGCTTATAGAAAGCATATGGGGTGGAGAAGATGAATTGAAAGAAGTTATAGATGAAGCCAGTAGAGCAAATCAAGAATATCTTCAAAAAATTCTTGAACTCTCTGAAGAAGATGAAGATTAAATAATAATCATTTTCTATAGCAAAATAAATATTATAAGAGATTGTTTTAATATAGAAAAGAGTAGAGGTTAGTTCTCAATCTCTACTCTTACTCTATTTAATAATAATTTATTATTTAATTTTATTTTTTATTTAAGGAACTAAAATAACTTGAACTTTCTCTTTTGGAGTAATAGTTGTAGCATCTGTAGATAATTGTAAATATTTATCTGACATTCCTCCATTATTAACAAATGTAACATAATTTCCACTTGCTGTTCTTAAAGCATATTTTCCATTTTCAAGATAACATAATGTAAAACGCTCCCATTCACGAATCCAAACTGCATCTGTATGAACAGGGAAAGCATTTCCAGGATCTGTATTATTATTCGACTTGATTGATAAATATTTTCCAGAACCAGTTTTAATAGCTACATGTGTATCATCACATTTTTCAAAACTAAATTCTTCCCAAGGACCTATAGCTTTCGCATCAGTGTGAATACTCAATAAATTTTCTTTTTCTCCCATACCTCCACGATTTACAGCAGTTAAATATTTTCCACCTGAAATTGCAATTGCTACAGTTACTTCTTTCATAATTTTCATATTTAAACCTCCTTTTATATTTCTCTCAACAAAATAACCAGTTTTAACAACTCATTACTTCACATAAAATCCTTTAACATTACATTCTTTCTCCATAATTCATATTATACTCCTCTATTTTTTTATTTGCAAGCCTTTAATTCTTAATTTTTTAAACACATAAAAAAACATCTAAATTATTAAATATCATTCAATAATTTGGGTGTTTAAATTTTTTTAAATATTCTTTTATATTATTCTTTCAATAAAATTAAGATTCCCAGAATGGATCCACTTCAGTTTCTCCATAATAGTATCCACCATAGATAGTTGTTGACATATCCTCATCAATATCAGGCATAGTGTCTCCAATCCAATGATACACTTCACTATCTAATGAAAGGTATCCCTCTGAATGATTTCCAAAACATATATGTTTTATCAATTCCATACACTCATTAAAATTTTCACTTTTCGCTATGTAAAAAACACTCTCATCCTCTTTGCTGTTCAGCTCACTTCCATCACCTGTGGCAAATGCAAAAAGCTTCTCATCAACATCAGCAATAATAATCATCTCATTCAGCTCATCATCTTCATTCTGCATTTCTTTGAATTTTTCCAAAGCAATGTTTATATGCTTTGAAAGTTCAGGAACTAATTGCTCATTTCCTATCTCAAAAAAAAGTTTCCCCAATTCATTAATTGTTTTTTCAGCATACTTTTCCATAATATTCATAATTATACCTCCGCAAACGAATTTTATGTACTATAAATATGATAACATTTTTTTATAATTTTATATAGTTTTATTCTTATTCTCATCAGTTCAGATAAATAATAACTCCAATTTATTAATCTGTTTTTTTTAATAAAATTTTATTTCTAATCTCAAGTTATTTAAGCTGTTATGTTTAATATATTATTTCTTTTTTATTACTTATTAAAATATAAAATTTCAGGATTTTTCATACTTGTTTCAATAATACTAAATACAATTGGTAATAATAGATCATATAAAACTTTATGAATATTATCTAAATTTGTTTCATGAAATAATATATTTCTTTTTTCTCTTATTTTTTTTATATCTTTTGCTGTTATCAAAGTAATCTCTTCTGCATTTATAGCATTCCTTTTCTCTTTAATTTCATAAAAATACAAAGTATCTAACATGGCTAAATCTTTCATCTCCCCTTTGTAAAGTAATGGCATATTTCTATATAACTTTTTATTTTCATTATAATTATTTTTTAATATTTCTTTAAATTTTTTAGAATGATATATTAATTCAAAGAAACCAAAAAGTGTAACAAATTTTGCAATAGGATTTTTATATTTAATTGCTTCCATATATCTTTTTATAAGCATCAATTCATATGAAGTTTTAGAAATAGAAACATTACTTAAATTCTGTTGTGAAATCATTTCTATTTTTTCTATTTCACCAGCAAAATTCATACATTCTATTGTAAAAAGTTTATCTGTTTTTCCATAATATGTTTTATATCCAAGTGCTGGTACAAAATTAGGGAATCCTTCATGTTTATTATAACTTTTTTTTGACAATTCAAAATTT encodes:
- a CDS encoding DUF6138 family protein, which codes for MENKVKTVTDKMIEIFEFYEKEIREAIKNDERLPEDKFMPGWSKGIHFSWYHHKAQPEYDAKESNEITCFFEFNGIHVSYNRMKEQIDIDLKFLTSEIFKNEIVPTIQKWLQNKVDNEPYGGLYNAVFGITMTLSVSRDPLPTDAPHMQGQVWEQTRITAKDEKRLNKRKELIYNFIKNKEYKTTDISEIDNSLVPICSAAVQYFLEEFGRNYLIEFFTALIEQAKKSRFSSTMTDLIYGFANGAAILTQVDESHTPNEEELALACWLSMMMLIHGTDKYERQYGRDYLKKAGELGYKEAKNILKFGTGQIPADIVQYKDKYVTCLGNDIDKVIDLKIKEECEEAYKAMIEFIIRLIKAGFPNEYSIKFNSKVKEFLPIPDLKKTKANIFWNNCAKYPALYPLMKEYADTIMDSYDYYSDADSEEAVPVGGYAVFALGLADISNGDIVQKFMEQNDSEHSISPSWFVGEYIDKFGITPENIPVVIACLTNSNNHGYKGDNFAGLNNTDILSKFVEELENSEISSYSIYELIESIWGGEDELKEVIDEASRANQEYLQKILELSEEDED
- a CDS encoding fascin domain-containing protein, whose translation is MKIMKEVTVAIAISGGKYLTAVNRGGMGEKENLLSIHTDAKAIGPWEEFSFEKCDDTHVAIKTGSGKYLSIKSNNNTDPGNAFPVHTDAVWIREWERFTLCYLENGKYALRTASGNYVTFVNNGGMSDKYLQLSTDATTITPKEKVQVILVP